Proteins from one Bacteroides mediterraneensis genomic window:
- a CDS encoding winged helix-turn-helix transcriptional regulator: MEEKTSCVVFTFQGKEYMCSLELTMDIIGGKWKPIMIYHLRKGSMRSSELMRKLNGISNKMFTQTARELERVGIIERKVYPVVPPRVEYSLTELGKSSLPFILDMAKWGKNISDTRL, encoded by the coding sequence ATGGAGGAAAAGACTTCTTGTGTAGTATTCACATTTCAAGGTAAGGAGTATATGTGTTCTCTGGAACTGACAATGGATATAATTGGCGGCAAATGGAAACCTATAATGATTTATCATTTACGGAAAGGTTCTATGCGTTCGTCTGAACTAATGAGGAAGCTCAATGGGATATCAAACAAGATGTTTACACAGACTGCCAGAGAGCTTGAGCGGGTTGGGATAATAGAACGCAAGGTCTATCCTGTTGTACCTCCACGAGTGGAATATAGCCTTACCGAACTGGGCAAATCCTCGCTGCCCTTTATTCTAGATATGGCAAAATGGGGGAAAAACATAAGTGATACGAGATTGTAG
- a CDS encoding flavodoxin family protein, producing the protein MKALLINGSPRQHGNTYIALKEVADRLAQNGVESEIYWIGNKPVQGCIACNACVKKGFCTRGDELYLDVLNRLKESDALIVGSPTYFGGPTGSLCALLDRIFYSCAGDLENKVWSSVIICRRAGASAAFQRLNMYADMRNMIHATSQYWNIAYGWKNGETSEDKEGLQTMRTLADNVAWLIKCVKGRTNELHPREKWEIYNYIRK; encoded by the coding sequence ATGAAAGCTTTATTGATTAACGGTAGTCCGAGACAACATGGCAATACTTATATTGCCTTAAAAGAAGTAGCCGACAGATTGGCCCAAAATGGTGTTGAATCAGAAATATATTGGATTGGCAACAAGCCTGTTCAGGGATGTATTGCTTGTAATGCATGTGTGAAAAAGGGTTTTTGTACAAGGGGAGATGAATTATATCTTGATGTACTGAACAGATTGAAAGAATCTGATGCTCTGATAGTAGGTTCGCCTACATATTTTGGAGGTCCCACAGGAAGTCTTTGCGCTTTGCTAGACCGTATATTCTATTCATGTGCAGGTGATTTGGAAAATAAAGTATGGTCTTCAGTTATTATATGTCGTCGAGCAGGAGCTTCTGCAGCATTCCAACGCTTGAACATGTATGCCGATATGCGCAACATGATTCATGCTACTTCTCAGTACTGGAATATTGCCTATGGGTGGAAGAATGGTGAAACATCTGAAGATAAAGAAGGACTTCAGACTATGAGAACACTTGCCGACAATGTAGCATGGCTGATAAAATGTGTAAAGGGACGTACTAATGAACTTCATCCACGTGAAAAATGGGAAATTTATAACTATATAAGGAAGTAA
- a CDS encoding sigma-70 family RNA polymerase sigma factor yields MEANNVEKRFNDWFTVSYDRLRNLVGRYGALDEDNFHDTYLFVRKQVLNPEREITDYEAYFIGCYRKAFMAKFRLESKYAHPDEYFFLRCGEDADFLSPDDLNSCEKLVKDILNFIRRKFSYQEYRMFTLRFYESDFSFKALGECMGISASAISGKVNTIMDTVRSNRGFSWRSQMLAVEGFIS; encoded by the coding sequence ATGGAAGCGAACAATGTGGAAAAAAGGTTCAATGACTGGTTTACGGTGTCTTATGACAGGTTAAGAAATCTCGTTGGCAGATACGGGGCACTGGATGAGGACAATTTTCATGACACTTATCTGTTTGTAAGAAAGCAGGTGCTAAATCCGGAAAGGGAAATAACGGATTATGAAGCATACTTTATCGGATGTTACAGGAAAGCGTTCATGGCCAAGTTCAGGCTGGAAAGCAAATATGCCCATCCGGATGAATATTTCTTTCTTCGATGTGGGGAAGATGCGGATTTCCTTTCTCCGGATGACCTGAACAGCTGTGAAAAACTGGTGAAGGACATTCTTAACTTTATCAGAAGAAAGTTCTCCTATCAGGAATACAGGATGTTTACGTTGCGTTTTTATGAATCAGACTTTTCATTCAAGGCGTTGGGTGAATGTATGGGTATATCGGCAAGTGCCATTTCAGGAAAAGTAAACACAATCATGGATACAGTACGGTCAAACCGGGGATTCTCATGGAGAAGCCAGATGCTGGCAGTAGAAGGATTCATATCCTAA
- a CDS encoding site-specific integrase: MKQGTMNILFFVLKTKLLKNGEAPILMRITINGQYEEIRIQRSVPLKNWNPAKGCSKGKDRASIELNNYISALTTRAYEKHKELTFESALITPKVILKRVFGKDETVRTLLGTVKEEISSMEKVVDIDYSPVTINRYKNVLRKLEMFVPRFYEKEDITFHEFSPDFIKAFDVFLKTEAGLCRNTIVRYMKCLKKITNMAIAKEWMRKNPFYGYKMEQDETDPVFLTNNELQAIMNRDFDIPRLELVKDIFLFACFTGLAFADVSTLRPEHLEQDNNGDWWIRKGRVKLERRRKSSSIANVPLLPVPLAILKKYESHPICLKQGTCLPVVCNQKANSYLKEIADFCGIKKNLTTHAARHTFATTVTLANNVPLQEVSAMLGHASTRMTQHYARVMDRNLKDNMNIVRSKMGL; this comes from the coding sequence ATGAAACAAGGAACAATGAACATTCTATTTTTCGTTCTGAAAACAAAACTGCTGAAAAATGGCGAGGCTCCAATCCTAATGAGGATTACCATCAACGGGCAATATGAAGAAATAAGAATACAGAGAAGCGTTCCATTAAAGAACTGGAATCCGGCCAAGGGATGCAGCAAAGGAAAAGACAGGGCTTCCATCGAATTGAACAACTATATTTCCGCCCTCACTACACGCGCATACGAAAAACACAAGGAACTGACCTTTGAATCAGCACTGATAACTCCAAAGGTGATATTAAAGCGTGTGTTCGGAAAGGATGAGACTGTCCGGACGTTGCTTGGAACAGTTAAAGAAGAAATTTCCTCTATGGAAAAGGTTGTTGACATAGATTATTCTCCCGTCACCATCAACCGTTATAAGAATGTGCTCAGAAAACTTGAAATGTTTGTGCCGCGTTTTTATGAGAAGGAGGATATTACATTCCATGAATTTTCCCCTGATTTCATCAAGGCTTTTGATGTTTTCCTGAAAACAGAAGCCGGACTGTGCCGCAACACAATAGTCCGCTACATGAAATGCCTGAAGAAAATCACCAATATGGCAATAGCCAAAGAATGGATGCGGAAAAACCCGTTTTACGGATATAAGATGGAACAGGACGAGACTGATCCGGTATTCCTGACAAACAACGAGCTTCAGGCTATAATGAACAGGGATTTCGATATTCCGAGGCTGGAGCTTGTCAAGGACATCTTTTTGTTTGCGTGCTTCACCGGTCTGGCGTTCGCTGATGTATCCACATTAAGACCGGAACATCTGGAGCAGGACAATAACGGTGACTGGTGGATAAGAAAAGGACGTGTAAAGCTGGAGAGAAGAAGAAAGTCAAGTTCCATAGCCAATGTTCCGCTTCTTCCTGTTCCATTGGCAATACTGAAGAAATACGAATCACATCCGATATGTCTTAAACAAGGGACATGCCTTCCTGTTGTCTGCAATCAGAAGGCAAACAGCTACCTGAAGGAGATTGCGGACTTCTGCGGCATCAAAAAAAATCTGACCACACATGCAGCTAGACATACGTTTGCTACGACCGTCACATTGGCCAACAATGTTCCATTACAGGAGGTGTCTGCCATGCTCGGACATGCATCCACAAGAATGACACAACATTATGCAAGAGTCATGGACAGGAACCTGAAGGACAACATGAATATAGTGAGGAGCAAGATGGGGTTATAG
- the thiL gene encoding thiamine-phosphate kinase, protein MHEGNRTEISTLGEFGLIKHLTQDIKLQNPETKYGVGDDAAVLEFPGKQVLVTTDLLMEGVHFDLVYTPLKHLGYKSAMVNFSDIYAMNGTPKQITVSLAVSKRFCIEDLEDFYDGLRLACEQHHVDLVGGDTTSSVTGLAISITCIGEADKDKVVYRNGAKETDLICVSGDLGAAYMGLQLMEREKAVFQGEKDVQPDFAGKEYLLERFLKPEARKDIVESLAKAGVQPTAMMDISDGLSSELMHICSQSHAGCRVYEERIPIDYQTAVMAEEFNMNLSTCALNGGEDYELLFTVPLTAHETVAQMKDVKIIGHITKPELGCALVTRDGNELELKAQGWNPLKG, encoded by the coding sequence ATGCACGAAGGAAACAGAACTGAAATCTCCACCTTGGGTGAATTTGGCCTCATCAAGCACCTCACCCAAGACATCAAACTGCAAAATCCGGAAACGAAATACGGAGTGGGCGACGATGCCGCCGTATTGGAGTTTCCCGGCAAGCAGGTACTGGTCACCACCGACCTGCTGATGGAAGGCGTACACTTCGACCTGGTCTATACCCCGCTGAAGCACCTGGGATATAAATCGGCCATGGTGAACTTTTCCGATATCTACGCCATGAACGGTACACCGAAACAGATTACCGTCTCACTGGCTGTCTCCAAACGTTTCTGCATCGAAGACCTGGAAGACTTCTACGACGGACTGCGCCTGGCCTGCGAACAGCATCACGTGGACCTCGTGGGTGGCGACACCACCTCTTCTGTCACAGGTCTGGCCATCTCCATCACCTGTATCGGGGAAGCCGACAAGGACAAGGTGGTCTATCGCAACGGCGCCAAGGAAACCGACCTCATCTGTGTATCGGGTGACCTTGGAGCCGCCTACATGGGCCTGCAACTGATGGAACGCGAAAAGGCCGTGTTCCAGGGCGAAAAGGACGTACAACCCGACTTTGCCGGAAAGGAATACCTGCTGGAACGCTTCCTGAAACCGGAAGCCCGCAAGGACATCGTAGAAAGCCTGGCCAAAGCCGGAGTACAGCCCACGGCTATGATGGACATCTCCGACGGTCTGTCGTCCGAACTGATGCACATCTGCTCACAGAGTCACGCAGGTTGCCGGGTCTATGAGGAGCGTATCCCCATCGACTACCAGACAGCTGTCATGGCCGAAGAGTTCAACATGAACCTGAGCACCTGTGCCCTGAATGGCGGTGAGGACTACGAACTGCTCTTCACCGTACCATTAACGGCACACGAAACGGTGGCCCAGATGAAGGATGTCAAAATCATCGGTCACATCACCAAACCTGAACTGGGCTGTGCACTGGTCACCCGCGACGGCAACGAGCTGGAACTGAAAGCGCAAGGCTGGAATCCATTGAAAGGATAA
- a CDS encoding purine-nucleoside phosphorylase, producing the protein MLEKIQETAAFLKAKMHTHPETAIILGTGLGSLVHEITDKYEINYSEIPNFPVSTVEGHSGKLIFGKLGNKDIMAMQGRFHFYEGYSMKEVTFPVRVMRELGIKTLFVSNAAGGTNPDFEIGDLMIITDHINFFPEHPLRGKNIDYGPRFPDMSEAYSKELIAKALKIAEEKGIKVQQGVYIGTQGPTFETPSEYKMFRILGADAVGMSTVPEVIVANHCGIKVFGVSVITDLGVEGKIVEVSHEEVQKAADEAQPRMTTIMRELINRA; encoded by the coding sequence ATGTTAGAAAAAATTCAAGAAACCGCCGCCTTTCTAAAGGCGAAGATGCACACTCATCCCGAAACAGCCATCATCCTGGGCACGGGCCTGGGCAGTCTGGTGCATGAAATCACCGACAAGTATGAAATCAACTATTCGGAGATTCCGAACTTCCCGGTTTCCACCGTCGAAGGACACAGCGGCAAGCTGATTTTCGGGAAATTGGGCAACAAAGATATCATGGCCATGCAAGGACGCTTTCATTTTTACGAAGGCTATTCCATGAAGGAAGTGACTTTCCCCGTGCGTGTGATGCGTGAACTGGGCATCAAGACCTTGTTCGTATCGAACGCTGCAGGAGGCACGAACCCGGATTTCGAAATCGGTGACCTGATGATTATCACCGACCACATCAACTTCTTCCCGGAACACCCGCTCCGCGGCAAGAACATCGACTACGGCCCCCGTTTCCCGGACATGAGCGAGGCATATTCCAAGGAACTGATTGCCAAAGCCCTGAAAATTGCAGAGGAAAAGGGCATCAAAGTACAACAAGGCGTGTACATCGGTACGCAAGGACCTACGTTTGAAACCCCGTCGGAATACAAGATGTTCCGTATCCTGGGCGCAGACGCCGTAGGTATGTCTACCGTACCGGAAGTCATCGTAGCCAACCATTGCGGCATCAAGGTGTTCGGCGTATCGGTCATCACCGACTTGGGCGTGGAAGGCAAGATTGTGGAAGTATCCCACGAAGAAGTGCAGAAGGCAGCCGACGAAGCACAGCCCCGCATGACCACCATTATGAGAGAACTTATCAACAGAGCGTAA
- the lpxK gene encoding tetraacyldisaccharide 4'-kinase, with protein sequence MDGKCKIYWGLWPFSVLYGIGVRVRNLLFDRGLLRQERFPLPVICIGNLTVGGTGKTPHTEYLIRLLHQSFRLAVLSRGYKRKSKGFVLASPASRMEDIGDEPYQMARKFPDIRIAVDGDRCEGIRRLTAPEGAPDTEVILLDDAFQHRYVQPGLSILLMDYHRPVECDQLLPAGRLREPASGKQRADLLVVTKCPPGLSLEDCARIRQRIRPLPRQEVCFTTLAYGKLYPLFADTPAQPLDTLKEKEVLLVTGIASPAPLLEEVGRHAARVTPLLFGDHHNFDVADMRQIVQRFHRLPEARRLILTTEKDASRLIGHPQLADELKPYIYVLPIEVEFLHKGELVFNPKIIEYVRKNSRNRRLSKGEDAHSSRNSHHPGHGPGQSGA encoded by the coding sequence ATGGATGGAAAATGCAAGATATATTGGGGACTATGGCCCTTCAGTGTCCTCTACGGCATCGGGGTGAGGGTGCGGAACCTTTTGTTCGACCGGGGACTGCTCCGGCAGGAACGCTTTCCGCTGCCCGTCATCTGCATCGGTAACCTGACCGTAGGCGGCACCGGGAAAACGCCTCATACGGAATACCTCATCCGTCTACTGCACCAGTCGTTCCGGCTGGCCGTGCTGAGCCGGGGCTACAAGCGGAAATCGAAAGGCTTCGTGCTGGCCTCTCCTGCCTCCCGCATGGAAGATATCGGAGATGAGCCTTATCAGATGGCCCGCAAGTTTCCCGACATCCGTATCGCCGTGGACGGAGACCGCTGCGAAGGTATCCGCCGACTGACAGCACCGGAAGGAGCACCCGACACGGAAGTCATCCTGCTGGATGATGCCTTCCAGCATCGCTACGTACAGCCGGGACTGAGCATCCTGCTGATGGACTACCACCGTCCCGTGGAATGTGACCAGCTTCTGCCTGCCGGACGATTGCGGGAACCTGCCAGCGGCAAACAACGGGCCGACCTGCTCGTGGTGACCAAATGTCCGCCGGGCCTCAGCCTGGAAGACTGTGCACGTATCCGGCAGCGTATCCGCCCCCTTCCCCGTCAGGAAGTGTGCTTCACGACCCTGGCCTACGGGAAACTGTATCCGCTGTTTGCTGATACCCCTGCACAGCCGCTCGACACCTTGAAAGAAAAAGAAGTGCTGCTGGTCACCGGCATCGCCTCACCGGCCCCTCTGCTGGAGGAAGTCGGCCGCCACGCCGCCCGCGTCACTCCCCTGCTCTTCGGCGACCACCACAACTTTGACGTTGCCGACATGCGACAGATTGTACAACGGTTCCATCGGCTGCCCGAAGCCCGCCGCCTCATCCTGACCACCGAAAAGGATGCTTCGCGGCTCATCGGCCACCCGCAGCTAGCCGACGAACTGAAACCCTATATTTATGTGCTCCCCATAGAAGTGGAGTTCCTGCACAAAGGAGAACTAGTATTTAACCCCAAAATCATTGAGTATGTTAGAAAAAATTCAAGAAACCGCCGCCTTTCTAAAGGCGAAGATGCACACTCATCCCGAAACAGCCATCATCCTGGGCACGGGCCTGGGCAGTCTGGTGCATGA
- the sppA gene encoding signal peptide peptidase SppA, whose protein sequence is MKEFLRSTLATITGVLICGFIFIILGVSVLAGMLISSDTETIVPANSVFTLDLKGTVEERYQPSPIDQFFEDQISTYGLEDILNSIQKAKENDQIKGIYLHTGALACSAASLQAIHRALADFKTSGKFLVAYADSYTQGGYYLASVADKVIVNPVGSLSWHGLASETMFLKDFLAKIGVKMQIFRVGTYKSAVEPLTSTEMSPANREQTQAFLESTWNSLLNDVADSRHLSADSLNLLADRNMDLQPAETYVRCGLADTLMYQDEVLSYLKSLTGLSDDEDLQTLSLDEMTRVKPAVPKSKTRDVVAVYYAYGEIDNGSSYDEGINSEKVAKDLRDLRKDKNVKAVVLRVNSPGGSAYGSEQIWREVTLLKAEKPVVVSMGDYAASGGYYISCAASKIVAEPTTLTGSIGIFGMVPDASELLNDKLGLHFDGVKTHKMADMGSMSRPFNAEESALMQQMVNQGYALFTKRCAEGRNIPLEELCKIAEGRVWTGSMAKDLKLVDELGGLDTAIQLAAQLGKVKDYTLKSYPGKQDFLTELLNTRTDRYIHSQLQETFGDYYRSFDWIRHIGESDRLQARLPFDLHIQ, encoded by the coding sequence ATGAAAGAATTTCTTCGAAGTACCCTGGCCACCATTACGGGTGTGCTGATTTGCGGGTTCATCTTTATCATCTTGGGAGTAAGCGTACTGGCCGGCATGCTGATTTCGTCTGATACCGAGACCATCGTCCCGGCAAATTCCGTATTTACCCTCGACTTGAAAGGAACCGTAGAGGAACGGTATCAACCCAGCCCCATCGACCAGTTCTTTGAAGACCAGATTTCCACCTACGGACTGGAGGATATCCTGAACTCTATCCAGAAGGCCAAGGAAAACGACCAGATTAAGGGAATTTACCTGCACACTGGAGCACTGGCCTGTTCGGCCGCTTCCTTGCAGGCCATTCACCGGGCACTGGCCGACTTCAAAACAAGTGGCAAGTTTCTGGTAGCCTACGCCGATTCTTACACGCAGGGCGGATACTACCTGGCCAGCGTAGCCGACAAGGTCATCGTCAATCCCGTGGGCAGCTTGTCCTGGCATGGACTAGCCAGTGAAACCATGTTTTTGAAAGATTTCCTCGCCAAAATCGGTGTGAAAATGCAGATTTTCCGGGTGGGCACCTACAAATCGGCTGTGGAACCGCTCACCAGCACCGAGATGAGTCCAGCCAACCGCGAACAGACGCAGGCTTTCCTGGAGTCTACCTGGAACAGCCTCCTGAACGATGTGGCCGACTCCAGACACCTGTCGGCCGACTCCCTGAACCTGCTGGCCGACCGGAACATGGACTTGCAACCGGCAGAGACTTATGTGCGCTGCGGACTGGCCGACACGCTGATGTACCAGGATGAAGTACTCAGCTACCTGAAATCGCTCACTGGCCTGTCGGACGACGAAGACCTCCAGACTTTGAGTCTGGACGAAATGACCCGCGTCAAGCCGGCTGTCCCGAAAAGCAAGACCCGCGACGTAGTGGCAGTATATTACGCTTACGGAGAAATCGACAACGGCTCGTCGTACGACGAAGGCATCAACTCCGAGAAAGTGGCCAAAGACCTGCGCGACTTGCGCAAGGACAAGAATGTAAAAGCCGTAGTGCTCCGCGTGAACTCTCCGGGCGGAAGTGCCTACGGGTCGGAACAAATCTGGCGGGAAGTCACTTTGCTGAAAGCCGAAAAACCGGTGGTAGTATCCATGGGTGACTATGCGGCTTCCGGCGGCTACTACATCTCATGTGCCGCCAGCAAGATTGTGGCCGAACCGACCACCCTGACCGGCTCCATCGGCATCTTCGGTATGGTGCCCGACGCGTCAGAACTACTGAACGACAAACTGGGACTCCATTTCGACGGGGTCAAAACCCATAAGATGGCCGACATGGGCAGCATGAGCCGCCCGTTCAATGCGGAAGAATCGGCCCTGATGCAGCAGATGGTAAACCAGGGATATGCCCTGTTCACAAAACGCTGTGCCGAAGGACGGAACATTCCGCTGGAAGAGCTCTGCAAGATTGCGGAAGGACGCGTATGGACGGGCAGCATGGCCAAAGACCTGAAACTGGTGGACGAACTGGGCGGACTGGATACCGCCATCCAACTGGCTGCCCAACTGGGGAAAGTAAAAGACTATACACTGAAAAGTTATCCCGGCAAACAGGACTTCCTGACGGAACTGCTGAACACCCGTACCGACCGCTATATCCACAGCCAGCTGCAGGAGACCTTCGGCGATTACTACCGCAGTTTCGACTGGATACGCCACATCGGAGAATCTGACCGTCTGCAGGCCCGCCTGCCGTTTGACCTCCACATCCAATAA
- a CDS encoding 2-oxoacid:acceptor oxidoreductase subunit alpha encodes MAEEMIVKELDDVVVRFSGDSGDGMQLAGNMFSNISATEGNDISTFPDYPADIRAPQGSLTGVSGFQVHIGSGKVYTPGDKCDVLVAMNPAALKTQYKFCKPQAVIIIDSDSFTKRDLEKAKFSLENPFSELGIKNEVVSASITTMCKESLKDSGLDNKSILRTKNMFALGLVCWLFHRDIAVGEKILREKFAKKPEIAEANVKVLYDGYHFGENTHASVSISYTVPSKAQKQPGRYMDINGNKATAYGLMAAAEKAGLQLYLGSYPITPATDILHELAKHKSLGVKTVQCEDEIAGCASAVGASFAGALAVTTTSGPGICLKSEAMNLAVITELPLVIVDVQRGGPSTGLPTKSEQTDLLQVLFGRNGESPMPVIAASSPTDCFDAAYWACKIALEHMTPVVLLTDAYIANGSAAWRLPDLKEYPSICPPYVKPEMADSWTPFLRDPQTRVRYWATPGMPGFMHRIGGLEKSNETGAISTEPENHFLMTKLRAEKVEKIADSLPPLTVEGDPDADLLIVGFGGTYGHLHSAMDQLNAMGKKTALAHFRVINPLPKNTAEVLRKYKNIVVAEQNMGQLAGYLRMKVEGIHLHQFNQVKGQPFVVKELVEAFSQLF; translated from the coding sequence ATGGCAGAAGAAATGATTGTCAAGGAGCTGGACGATGTGGTTGTCCGTTTTTCGGGTGACTCCGGCGACGGAATGCAGTTGGCCGGCAATATGTTTTCGAATATTTCGGCAACCGAAGGAAATGATATCAGTACTTTTCCGGACTATCCGGCAGACATCCGCGCCCCGCAAGGCTCGTTGACAGGAGTATCTGGCTTCCAGGTACACATCGGCTCCGGAAAGGTATATACTCCCGGTGACAAGTGCGATGTACTGGTGGCCATGAATCCGGCCGCCTTGAAAACACAATATAAGTTTTGCAAGCCGCAGGCAGTAATTATCATCGATTCCGACTCGTTTACCAAACGTGATTTGGAAAAAGCGAAATTCTCGCTCGAAAATCCGTTCTCCGAACTGGGCATCAAGAACGAGGTGGTATCGGCTTCTATCACGACTATGTGCAAGGAAAGCCTGAAAGACAGCGGTCTGGACAACAAGTCCATCCTGCGCACCAAGAACATGTTTGCTCTGGGACTGGTGTGCTGGCTGTTCCATCGCGACATCGCAGTGGGCGAGAAAATCCTGCGCGAGAAATTTGCCAAGAAACCTGAAATCGCCGAAGCCAACGTGAAGGTGCTGTACGATGGCTATCACTTTGGTGAAAACACCCATGCATCGGTCTCTATCAGCTACACGGTGCCGAGCAAGGCACAGAAACAGCCGGGACGCTACATGGACATCAACGGCAACAAGGCCACGGCCTATGGATTGATGGCGGCGGCTGAAAAGGCGGGCTTGCAGCTCTATCTGGGTTCTTATCCGATTACTCCGGCTACAGACATCCTGCATGAGCTGGCCAAGCACAAATCGCTGGGCGTGAAGACCGTGCAGTGTGAGGATGAGATTGCCGGCTGTGCTTCTGCCGTAGGCGCTTCGTTTGCCGGAGCTTTGGCCGTGACCACGACTTCCGGACCGGGTATCTGCCTGAAGAGTGAGGCCATGAACCTGGCGGTGATTACGGAACTGCCGCTGGTGATTGTGGACGTGCAGCGCGGCGGACCTTCCACCGGACTGCCGACAAAATCGGAACAGACCGACTTGCTGCAGGTTTTGTTCGGGCGTAACGGTGAAAGTCCGATGCCGGTCATCGCGGCTTCTTCGCCGACCGACTGCTTTGACGCGGCTTATTGGGCTTGCAAGATTGCTTTGGAGCACATGACGCCGGTGGTACTGCTGACGGATGCCTACATTGCCAACGGCTCGGCGGCATGGCGTCTGCCCGACCTGAAAGAGTATCCTTCCATCTGTCCGCCTTACGTGAAACCGGAGATGGCGGATTCCTGGACACCGTTCTTGCGTGACCCGCAGACGAGGGTACGTTACTGGGCGACTCCGGGCATGCCGGGCTTCATGCACCGCATTGGCGGACTGGAGAAGAGCAATGAAACCGGAGCCATCTCAACCGAACCGGAGAACCATTTCCTGATGACTAAGTTGCGTGCCGAGAAGGTGGAAAAGATTGCCGATTCGCTTCCTCCTCTCACCGTTGAAGGTGATCCCGATGCGGATTTACTGATTGTGGGATTTGGAGGAACTTACGGACACTTGCATTCCGCCATGGACCAGTTGAATGCCATGGGCAAGAAAACGGCGCTGGCACATTTCCGCGTGATTAATCCCTTGCCGAAAAACACGGCGGAAGTGCTGCGGAAGTACAAGAATATTGTGGTGGCCGAGCAAAACATGGGACAGCTGGCAGGCTATCTCCGCATGAAAGTGGAGGGTATCCATCTGCATCAGTTCAACCAGGTGAAAGGCCAGCCGTTCGTCGTGAAGGAACTGGTAGAGGCGTTCAGCCAACTTTTTTAA
- a CDS encoding 2-oxoacid:ferredoxin oxidoreductase subunit beta — protein sequence MSETKYTAADYKFGQPRWCPGCGDHAFLNSFHKALAELGVPPHEIAVISGIGCSSRLPYYMNTYGMHTIHGRAAAIATGAKVANPNLTIWQISGDGDGLAIGGNHFIHAIRRNVDINIVLLNNRIYGLTKGQYSPTSARGFVSKSSPYGTVEDPFRPAELCFGARGRFFARCAAVDGGSSIEVLKAAARHKGTSVVEVLQNCVIFNDGTHNAVAKKEDRERNAIYLEHGKPMLFGPNKEFGLMQEGFGLKVVKLGENGVTEKDILVHDAHCEDHTLQLKLALMEGPDFPIALGVIRDVEAPTYDAAVEAQIEEVSAKKKYHTFAELLETNDTWEIK from the coding sequence ATGAGTGAAACAAAATATACGGCAGCAGATTATAAGTTCGGACAGCCGCGCTGGTGTCCGGGTTGCGGCGACCACGCTTTCTTGAATTCTTTTCACAAGGCTCTGGCCGAACTGGGGGTGCCGCCCCATGAAATTGCGGTGATTTCCGGCATCGGATGTTCTTCGCGTTTGCCTTATTACATGAATACGTATGGCATGCACACCATCCACGGACGTGCAGCGGCCATTGCCACCGGAGCCAAGGTGGCCAACCCGAATCTGACCATCTGGCAGATTTCCGGCGACGGCGACGGACTGGCCATCGGCGGTAACCATTTCATCCACGCCATCCGTCGTAATGTGGATATCAACATTGTGTTGTTGAACAACCGTATCTACGGATTGACCAAGGGACAGTATTCGCCGACTTCGGCCCGTGGTTTCGTGAGCAAATCTTCTCCTTACGGGACGGTGGAAGATCCTTTCCGCCCGGCAGAACTGTGCTTCGGAGCCCGCGGACGTTTCTTTGCCCGTTGTGCGGCAGTCGATGGAGGATCTTCCATTGAAGTGTTGAAAGCCGCTGCCCGCCACAAAGGTACGTCGGTGGTGGAAGTGCTGCAGAACTGTGTCATCTTCAACGACGGTACGCACAATGCCGTGGCCAAGAAGGAAGACCGTGAGCGCAACGCCATTTACCTGGAGCACGGCAAGCCGATGTTGTTCGGCCCGAACAAGGAATTCGGTCTGATGCAGGAGGGTTTCGGTCTGAAGGTGGTGAAGCTGGGAGAAAACGGGGTGACGGAAAAAGACATCCTGGTGCACGATGCCCATTGTGAGGACCACACCTTGCAGCTGAAGCTGGCTTTGATGGAAGGCCCGGATTTCCCGATTGCTTTGGGGGTAATCCGCGACGTGGAGGCACCGACCTACGATGCAGCAGTGGAGGCCCAGATAGAGGAGGTTTCAGCTAAGAAAAAATACCACACGTTTGCCGAGTTGCTCGAAACGAACGATACGTGGGAGATTAAATAA